ACGTTTTAAGTTGTTTTATGATTTTTTATACCGGTTATTGTTGTATTGACTAAAACCTTTAATAAGCCTTAAAGCTTAAAATTCTAATTGGTCATTACAACTATGAAAGAACAGAGGACTAATACGAAACATAGGCATGTAATCCTACGCAATGACATAGTTCACCTCTGTTCTTTTACCGGTATTTTATCACAAAAATACACGATACAAATCTAAAGGCAATGACGGGAAGGGATGGCAATAACAAAAAAGAGTTTTGCAAAGGTCTCAAAAACTGATTTATGGCAATGGTTAAATTAGCCATTTGTTAAAACTAAAAAAATTTACGACCCACAACTATCATTATTTTCTGGATAACTTGAATTTAAAAATCAATGTTTTTTAAACATATATAATTATCAATAGCAAATATTTTATTTTTAAATTATTTTGGACAGCACAGATACCCACAAAATTATTTTTTAAATTAGTGTATAAATATTTATAATCGATATGAAATATTATATTTAAATTTGGAAAAATGTTGTTGCTTGCTTATGCTTATTAAAAATCAATTTTTCAATATTAAAAATATTGATGTTCATTGTAAACTATATCTCCCCGATAAACTTTCAGAAAATCAACCATGGGTTATATTGCTTCATCAAGGATTAGGTAGTATTTCGCAATGGAAAAGTTTCCCCAACAAGCTGTTTAATGCAATAAACCTTCCAATTTTTCTATACGAACGCATCGGTTATGCAGAAACAGGGACTATTCTTAACCCTCTTCCAGAAAATTTCTTACAAATAGAAGCTTATGAAATACTTCCAGAACTTATAGAAAAAGCTCATATAAAAAAACATTACCTAGTTGGACACAGCGATGGTGCAACGATTTCGCTTTTATATGCTTCGAAAAGGCCTCAACAATTAATAGGTATAACAGCAATGACTCCACATGTTTTTGTTGAAGAAATAACTAAACAAGGAATACAAAAATTAATCAACGATTATAATAGAGGAATTTTATCTTTTTTTCTACAAAAGTATCATCATGAAAAAACAGATACTTTATTTCGCAGGTGGACGCAATTTTGGTTAAACGAACCGCTTGTTTCATGGAATATGTTTTATGAACTAAAAAACATTGATGTACCATTATTACTAATTCAAGGAGACAATGATGAATTTGGCAGCTTAAAACAATTAGAATATATTGAACAATATAGTTTATCTAAAATAGAAAAACTTATTATTAACGATTGTAGGCACAACCCACATTTAGAGCATGCATCTATTGTTGTAGAAGCAATAAAAAAGGCTATCTACTCTACCATAGATAGCCATTAACATGCAAAACGCCAATTGTTATTTTTTCTTTCTAAAAACGTAACGTGTAATAAAAATACCTTCGCCATCTTGTTTGCCAGCATCACTTTCAACACCCGAAGATACAAAAGCAAGTTCCCAGCCTTCAGCAGCCATAGCGTTTAATTTTGATGCTATTACTGCATCATTCGATGCTATGTTTTGAAAATTAATACCTACTAAAGAAAAAAAGTTCAATAATTTTGTTTCATCAAAAGCATCAATTTTTATTTCACTTCTATCTACATCGCCTTGTTTACTATCCTTTCCCTTAGTTCGTGAAGTAGTGAAATTTTTGTAATCAACATTTTCGCGAACACATAACATACGTGATCGACCTATGCCACCAGGTACAATAGATTCAACAGTTGTAACTATTGCATATTCGTACTGTTGAGCAAATAACGAAATGCCTAAAAATAAAATAATTGCACTTAAAAATAGCTTTTTCATAACTTAAATTTTTTAGTTAAACATTAAACAAAGATACATACATTCAATTTTAATACCAAAATTATTTTACTTGTTTATTTTATTAGAATCAACAACTAAAAATATTACTTCGTCTTTTCGTTTCATTAAATATTCTTCTCTTACAAATTTTTCGAGCAAAGTTTTATTGCTTTGAAGTTCTTTAATTTTTTCTGAATGCTTTTTGATTAAATCTAAATAATA
The window above is part of the Bacteroidales bacterium genome. Proteins encoded here:
- a CDS encoding alpha/beta hydrolase, which codes for MLIKNQFFNIKNIDVHCKLYLPDKLSENQPWVILLHQGLGSISQWKSFPNKLFNAINLPIFLYERIGYAETGTILNPLPENFLQIEAYEILPELIEKAHIKKHYLVGHSDGATISLLYASKRPQQLIGITAMTPHVFVEEITKQGIQKLINDYNRGILSFFLQKYHHEKTDTLFRRWTQFWLNEPLVSWNMFYELKNIDVPLLLIQGDNDEFGSLKQLEYIEQYSLSKIEKLIINDCRHNPHLEHASIVVEAIKKAIYSTIDSH